From Thunnus albacares chromosome 22, fThuAlb1.1, whole genome shotgun sequence, the proteins below share one genomic window:
- the dvl2 gene encoding segment polarity protein dishevelled homolog DVL-2 isoform X2, translated as MAETKIIYHIDEEETPYLVKIPIAAENITLLDFKQVLNKPNYKFFFKSMDQDFGVVKEEISDDSAKLPCFNGRVVSWLVSSDTPAAEPPVAVVPPVETSTQPSPPPPPLPPPPAERTGGIGDSRPPSFHPNATGSVETLDDQTETESVVSFRRERPRHRESMEQHGPRINGQSRLERHLAGYESSSTVMSSELETTSFCDSEDDDTMSRFSSATEQSTASRLLKRHRRRRKQRPPRLERASSFSSVTDSTMSLNIITVTLNMEKYNFLGISIVGQSNERGDGGIYIGSIMKGGAVAADGRIEPGDMLLQVNDINFENMSNDDAVRVLREIVHKPGPIILTVAKCWDPSPQGYFTLPRNEPIRPIDPAAWVSHSVAMTGAYPPFPGSSSLSTITSSSSVTETERFDDFSLSLHSDMASVAKAMASPESGLEVRDRMWLKITIPNAFLGSDVVEWLFHHIEGFQDRREARKYASNLLKAGFIRHTVNKITFSEQCYYVFGDLSDCENYMANLSLNDNDGSSGASDQDTLAPLPLPGASPWPMMHTFPYQPYPTHPYSSQPPPYHELTSYSYTPGSTGSQHSEGSRSSGSTRSEGERRRSSKGPGSTVGGGEKSPSGGGVEAGGADSRSGSGSESEYSTRSSLRRGHGSAAPSEHSHASSQRSHHHRMAQPPHMSPYPPGILPYNPMMVMMVPQHPHPAMATAHALPHAQQLATAPMHPALPPPPSSTPGGPPGAPPTRDLGSVPPELTASRQSFHLAMGNPSEFFVDVM; from the exons ggTGGTGAAGGAAGAGATTTCCGATGACAGTGCCAAGCTGCCATGTTTCAACGGCAGAGTGGTGTCATGG ttggTATCTTCAGACACTCCTGCAGCAGAGCCTCCGGTGGCAGTGGTCCCCCCTGTGGAAACATCTACCCAGCCTTCGCCCCCTCCGCCACCCCTACCACCCCCACCTGCAGAGAGGACCGGGGGCATCGGAGACTCGAGACCTCCGTCCTTCCA CCCCAACGCTACAGGCAGTGTGGAGACCTTGGATGACCAGACCGAAACCGAGTCTGTGGTTTCCTTCAGGAGAGAGAGACCACGGCACAGAGAGAGCATGGAGCAACACG GGCCTCGCATAAACGGCCAGAGTCGGCTGGAGCGCCACCTGGCAGGATACGAGAGCTCCAGCACAGTGATGAGCAGCGAGCTAGAAACCACCAGCTTCTGTGACTCTGAGGACGACGACACCATGAGCAG GTTCAGCAGTGCAACAGAGCAGAGCACGGCCTCTAGGCTCCTAAAACGACACCGCCGACGCAGGAAACAGCGCCCTCCACGTCTGGAGAGG GCTTCCTCCTTCAGCAGCGTGACAGACTCCACAATGTCCTTGAACATCATCACCGTCACTCTCAACATGG AGAAGTACAACTTCCTGGGCATCAGCATCGTGGGCCAGAGCAACGAAAGGGGGGATGGAGGCATCTACATCGGCTCCATCATGAAAGGAGGAGCTGTGGCTGCAGACGGGCGCATCGAACCTGGTGACATGCTGCTGCAG GTGAACGATATCAACTTTGAGAATATGAGCAACGACGATGCAGTGCGGGTGCTGAGAGAGATTGTACACAAGCCAGG ACCCATCATCCTCACAGTGGCCAAGTGCTGGGACCCCTCTCCTCAGGGCTACTTCACTCTGCCGCGCA ACGAACCGATCCGACCCATCGACCCAGCGGCGTGGGTCAGCCACTCTGTGGCCATGACTGGGGCCTACCCTCCCTTCCCAGGCAGCTCCTCCCTCAGcaccatcacctcctcctcctccgtcacCGAGACTGAAC gtTTTGACGACTTCAGCTTATCACTACACTCCGATATGGCATCGGTTGCCAAGGCCATGGCCTCACCAGAGTCGGGCCTAGAGGTCCGGGACCGCATGTGGCTTAAAATCACCATCCCCAACGCGTTCCTTG GCTCAGATGTCGTGGAGTGGCTTTTCCACCACATCGAGGGATTCCAGGACCGCCGTGAAGCCAGGAAGTACGCCAGCAACCTGCTGAAGGCCGGCTTCATTCGACACACCGTCAACAAGATCACCTTCTCCGAACAGTGCTACTACGTCTTCGGGGACTTAAGTGACTGCGAGAACT ACATGGCCAACCTCTCCCTGAATGACAATGACGGCTCCAGCGGGGCCTCGGACCAGGACACCTTGGCCCCACTGCCTCTCCCCGGGGCCTCTCCATGGCCCATGATGCACACCTTCCCCTATCAGCCCTACCCTACACATCCCTACTCCAGCCAGCCCCCTCCGTACCACGAGCTCACCAGCTACAGCTACACCCCCGGCAGCACCGGCAGTCAGCACAGTGAAG GGAGCCGAAGCAGTGGATCAACAAGAAGCGAGGGTGAGCGACGCCGCAGCAGTAAAGGCCCCGGCAGCACCGTGGGCGGAGGAGAGAAATCCCCCTCCGGCGGGGGCGTAGAAGCCGGAGGGGCTGACTCTCGCTCCGGCAGCGGCAGCGAATCAGAATACTCCACCCGCAGCAGCCTGAGGCGCGGCCACGGTTCGGCCGCCCCCAGCGAGCACAGCCACGCCTCCTCCCAGCGCTCACATCATCACCGCATGGCCCAGCCACCCCACATGTCCCCCTACCCGCCAGGTATCCTGCCTTACAACCccatgatggtgatgatggtacCCCAGCATCCACACCCGGCCATGGCGACCGCTCACGCTCTCCCTCACGCACAGCAGCTGGCCACAGCCCCCATGCACCCTGCTCTACCCCCGCCCCCTTCCTCCACTCCGGGGGGACCTCCCGGCGCACCGCCAACCCGTGACCTGGGCTCCGTACCCCCAGAGCTGACTGCATCGCGCCAGTCCTTCCACCTGGCCATGGGCAACCCCAGCGAGTTCTTTGTGGATGTcatgtag
- the dvl2 gene encoding segment polarity protein dishevelled homolog DVL-2 isoform X1, whose product MAETKIIYHIDEEETPYLVKIPIAAENITLLDFKQVLNKPNYKFFFKSMDQDFGVVKEEISDDSAKLPCFNGRVVSWLVSSDTPAAEPPVAVVPPVETSTQPSPPPPPLPPPPAERTGGIGDSRPPSFHPNATGSVETLDDQTETESVVSFRRERPRHRESMEQHGPRINGQSRLERHLAGYESSSTVMSSELETTSFCDSEDDDTMSRFSSATEQSTASRLLKRHRRRRKQRPPRLERASSFSSVTDSTMSLNIITVTLNMEKYNFLGISIVGQSNERGDGGIYIGSIMKGGAVAADGRIEPGDMLLQVNDINFENMSNDDAVRVLREIVHKPGPIILTVAKCWDPSPQGYFTLPRIDEPIRPIDPAAWVSHSVAMTGAYPPFPGSSSLSTITSSSSVTETERFDDFSLSLHSDMASVAKAMASPESGLEVRDRMWLKITIPNAFLGSDVVEWLFHHIEGFQDRREARKYASNLLKAGFIRHTVNKITFSEQCYYVFGDLSDCENYMANLSLNDNDGSSGASDQDTLAPLPLPGASPWPMMHTFPYQPYPTHPYSSQPPPYHELTSYSYTPGSTGSQHSEGSRSSGSTRSEGERRRSSKGPGSTVGGGEKSPSGGGVEAGGADSRSGSGSESEYSTRSSLRRGHGSAAPSEHSHASSQRSHHHRMAQPPHMSPYPPGILPYNPMMVMMVPQHPHPAMATAHALPHAQQLATAPMHPALPPPPSSTPGGPPGAPPTRDLGSVPPELTASRQSFHLAMGNPSEFFVDVM is encoded by the exons ggTGGTGAAGGAAGAGATTTCCGATGACAGTGCCAAGCTGCCATGTTTCAACGGCAGAGTGGTGTCATGG ttggTATCTTCAGACACTCCTGCAGCAGAGCCTCCGGTGGCAGTGGTCCCCCCTGTGGAAACATCTACCCAGCCTTCGCCCCCTCCGCCACCCCTACCACCCCCACCTGCAGAGAGGACCGGGGGCATCGGAGACTCGAGACCTCCGTCCTTCCA CCCCAACGCTACAGGCAGTGTGGAGACCTTGGATGACCAGACCGAAACCGAGTCTGTGGTTTCCTTCAGGAGAGAGAGACCACGGCACAGAGAGAGCATGGAGCAACACG GGCCTCGCATAAACGGCCAGAGTCGGCTGGAGCGCCACCTGGCAGGATACGAGAGCTCCAGCACAGTGATGAGCAGCGAGCTAGAAACCACCAGCTTCTGTGACTCTGAGGACGACGACACCATGAGCAG GTTCAGCAGTGCAACAGAGCAGAGCACGGCCTCTAGGCTCCTAAAACGACACCGCCGACGCAGGAAACAGCGCCCTCCACGTCTGGAGAGG GCTTCCTCCTTCAGCAGCGTGACAGACTCCACAATGTCCTTGAACATCATCACCGTCACTCTCAACATGG AGAAGTACAACTTCCTGGGCATCAGCATCGTGGGCCAGAGCAACGAAAGGGGGGATGGAGGCATCTACATCGGCTCCATCATGAAAGGAGGAGCTGTGGCTGCAGACGGGCGCATCGAACCTGGTGACATGCTGCTGCAG GTGAACGATATCAACTTTGAGAATATGAGCAACGACGATGCAGTGCGGGTGCTGAGAGAGATTGTACACAAGCCAGG ACCCATCATCCTCACAGTGGCCAAGTGCTGGGACCCCTCTCCTCAGGGCTACTTCACTCTGCCGCGCA TAGACGAACCGATCCGACCCATCGACCCAGCGGCGTGGGTCAGCCACTCTGTGGCCATGACTGGGGCCTACCCTCCCTTCCCAGGCAGCTCCTCCCTCAGcaccatcacctcctcctcctccgtcacCGAGACTGAAC gtTTTGACGACTTCAGCTTATCACTACACTCCGATATGGCATCGGTTGCCAAGGCCATGGCCTCACCAGAGTCGGGCCTAGAGGTCCGGGACCGCATGTGGCTTAAAATCACCATCCCCAACGCGTTCCTTG GCTCAGATGTCGTGGAGTGGCTTTTCCACCACATCGAGGGATTCCAGGACCGCCGTGAAGCCAGGAAGTACGCCAGCAACCTGCTGAAGGCCGGCTTCATTCGACACACCGTCAACAAGATCACCTTCTCCGAACAGTGCTACTACGTCTTCGGGGACTTAAGTGACTGCGAGAACT ACATGGCCAACCTCTCCCTGAATGACAATGACGGCTCCAGCGGGGCCTCGGACCAGGACACCTTGGCCCCACTGCCTCTCCCCGGGGCCTCTCCATGGCCCATGATGCACACCTTCCCCTATCAGCCCTACCCTACACATCCCTACTCCAGCCAGCCCCCTCCGTACCACGAGCTCACCAGCTACAGCTACACCCCCGGCAGCACCGGCAGTCAGCACAGTGAAG GGAGCCGAAGCAGTGGATCAACAAGAAGCGAGGGTGAGCGACGCCGCAGCAGTAAAGGCCCCGGCAGCACCGTGGGCGGAGGAGAGAAATCCCCCTCCGGCGGGGGCGTAGAAGCCGGAGGGGCTGACTCTCGCTCCGGCAGCGGCAGCGAATCAGAATACTCCACCCGCAGCAGCCTGAGGCGCGGCCACGGTTCGGCCGCCCCCAGCGAGCACAGCCACGCCTCCTCCCAGCGCTCACATCATCACCGCATGGCCCAGCCACCCCACATGTCCCCCTACCCGCCAGGTATCCTGCCTTACAACCccatgatggtgatgatggtacCCCAGCATCCACACCCGGCCATGGCGACCGCTCACGCTCTCCCTCACGCACAGCAGCTGGCCACAGCCCCCATGCACCCTGCTCTACCCCCGCCCCCTTCCTCCACTCCGGGGGGACCTCCCGGCGCACCGCCAACCCGTGACCTGGGCTCCGTACCCCCAGAGCTGACTGCATCGCGCCAGTCCTTCCACCTGGCCATGGGCAACCCCAGCGAGTTCTTTGTGGATGTcatgtag